Part of the Enterobacter pseudoroggenkampii genome, TGCAGACGACGCTGGCGGTCTTCCTCGCCGAGCTTTGGCATCAGCAGGAAGTAGAGACCGATGCAGATGACCAGAACCGGCAGGATCTGGCGCAAAATATCCGACTGCACGTGCTGAACCAGCAGCGCGCCCGACGTGGAGCCGATAAAGGTCATCAGGATATTGAGCTTCTGGTCGGCCAGGCTCACCACCTTGCGGCGGATAAAATAGAGCGACGCCGAGAGCGAGCCGCCGCAGGCCTGCAGCTTGTTGGTGGCAAGCGCCTGCGCCGGGCTCATGCCCGCCGCCAGCAGCGCGGGTACGGTTAATAACCCGCCACCGCCCGCAAGGGCATCAATAAAACCGGCCAGCATGGCCACGAAGAACAGCACCACCAGCAGCAGCGGTGACACCATAAACAGATCGACGAAATTATCCATTAAAGTACATGCTCATCCAGTAGCGCCTGGCAGGAAGGCGGCAACGGAGGCGGTGTCTTCTTCTCAGGCTTTGAGGTTCCAGGTTTTGCCGGTTCAAACCAGCTTTGCAGTTCCGCACCGCAGCCATCGCCTGGCGGAGGTAGCGGCTGATCTTCACATTCCAGGCTATTCGCCGGACAGCGCAGACGAACGTGCATGTGCGCACGATGCTGGAACCACGGGCGCACTTTGCGCAGCCAGTCGCGATCGGTTCCGGCATCCAGACAAAGCTGCTGCTTGATGGCCGGGTTAACGAAAATCCGCGTGACGTCGTTATCTTCCGCGGCCAGCTTGATCATGCTGGATACGTCCCGCGTCCACAGGGATGGCACAACGCGCTTGCCGTCGCTCGCCACCAGATCCAGCGCCTGCGGCTTCAGCAACTGGGCGGAGGTCCAGCGGGTTTTCGGCAGCTGCAGGAAGATATCGACATCCAGTCCGGTCTGGTGACTGGCGTGTCCACCGTTAAAGCGCCCCCCGGCAGGCATCCCCATATCGCCAATCAGCATCGTGCCCAGCCCCAGGTTATGCACCTGATTTCCCAGACGCTGGATGAACAGCACCAGATCCGGGTGGCCGAAATAACGCCGCTGATCGGTGCGCATCACCTGATAGGTATCAGACTGGAGAGGAAGCTCCTGGGCACCGACGATACAGCCGTTGGAAAAGGCGCCAATGGACTGCGCGCTCCCCGCCACCGGGTGGGTGATTTTTTGCCATGGCGTTGCGGCCAGACTGGCTCCACTGGCCAGCAGCGCCAGCAGAGCAATTGCGGTTTTTTTCATGTTTACCAGCGTGGAATGGTGGTCGTCACGTCCGCATTCTGCGCGCGCTGGCGCAGGAAGTGATCCATCAGCACGATCGCCAGCATCGCTTCTGCGATCGGCACCGCGCGGATCCCCACGCACGGATCGTGACGTCCTTTGGTGATCATCTCAACTTCTTCGCCATCGCGGTTAATCGTGTGGCCCGGCACGGTAATGCTGGAGGTTGGCTTCAGCGCGATGTTGGCAATAATCTGCTGCCCGCTGCTGATACCGCCCAGAATGCCGCCCGCGTGGTTGCTCTGGAAGCCCGCCTTCGTGATCTCGTCACGGTTCTGGCTGCCGCGCAGGGATACCACGTCAAAACCGTCGCCAATCTCAACGCCCTTCACCGCGTTGATACTCATCAGCGCGTGGGCGATGTCGGCGTCGAGACGGTCAAATACCGGCTCGCCCCAGCCTGGTGGGACGCCGTCGGCCACGACGGTCACTTTCGCCCCAATGGAGTCGCCCTCTTTTTTCAGGCCGCGCATCAGTTCGTCCAGCGCGTCCAGCTTGTCGGCATCGGCACAGAAGAACGGGTTTTGCTCGACCAGATCCCAGTCTTTGATCGCCAGCGGAATGTCGCCCATCTGGGTCAGACAGCCGCGGATAACGATACCAAATTTCTGCTGCAGGTATTTTTTGGCAATGGCGCCAGCCGCCACGCGCATCGCGGTTTCACGCGCGGAAGAGCGCCCGCCGCCGCGATAGTCGCGGAAACCGTACTTTTGTTCGTAGGTATAGTCGGCATGGCCCGGACGGAACACGTCTTTGATGGCGCCGTAGTCCTGGGAGCGCTGATCGGTGTTTTCAATCAGCAGACCAATGCTGGTGCCTGTAGTGCGGCCTTCAAAGACGCCAGAGAGAATTTTTACCTGGTCCGGCTCGCGACGCTGAGTGGTGTAGCGAGAGGTGCCCGGACGACGACGGTCGAGGTCGTGCTGCAAATCGGCTTCGGTCAGTTCGATGCCTGGCGGTACGCCATCAACGATACAGCCCAGCGCCAGCCCGTGCGACTCGCCAAAGGTGGTCACGCGGAATAACTGTCCAATACTGTTTCCTGCCATCACGGCTCCGATGTTGTTGTTTGTGTTTGAGCGTTGTGAAACGGGCCGAAGCCCGCTGGATTAATCTTTATAGATGCTGAAGTGTTCGCGCGCGTCGAGCAGCTGCGCTTTGGTCAGCATAAAGACGCCGTCACCGCCGTTGTCGAACTCAAGCCAGGTGAACGGCACATCCGGGTACTGCTCTATCAGATGTACCATGCTGTTGCCCACTTCACAAATCAGAACGCCGTCGTCGGTCAGATAATCCGGCGCGCAGGCCAGAATGCGGCGGGTCAGCTTCAGGCCGTCAGATCCTGATGCCAGACCCAACTCCGGCTCGTGACGGTATTCGCTCGGCAGATCGGACATGTCTTCCGCATCGACGTACGGCGGGTTAGTGACGATCAGATCGTACTGCAGCGTTGGGAGATCGCGGAACAGGTCAGAGCGAATTGGCGTAACGTGATGGATCAGCCCATGCTCTTCGATGTTGTGCTCGGTCACGGCCAGCGCGTCGGTGGAGATATCAACGGCGTCTACTTCCGCTTCCGGGAAGGCGTAAGCGCAGGCGATGGCGATGCAGCCGCTGCCGGTACACATGTCCAGAATGTGCTGCGGCTGATGGCCAATCAGGCCTTCAAAGTGGTTGTTGATCAGCTCACCAATCGGCGAGCGCGGCACCAGCACGCGTTCATCGACATAGAACTCGTGGCCGCAGAACCAGGCTTTGTTGGTCAGATAGGCGACCGGAATACGTTCGTTCACGCGGCGGATCACGCGCTCTACGATGCGGTGTTTTTCGCTGGAGGTCAGGCGCGCGGTGCGCATGTCTTCCGGGATATCCAGCGGCAGGTAGAGGGACGGCAGCACCAGCTGCACGGCTTCATCCCACGGGTTATCGGTACCATGACCGTACCAGATATTGGCGGCGCTGAAGCGGCTAACCGACCAGCGCAACATGTCCTGTATGGTATGCAGCTCGTTTACTGCTTCATCGACAAAAATTTTATCCACTCTTTCCTCCAGGGCATGCTCGCATAATTTTCGGCGGCTAGTTTGCCATGAAGACGGCGATAAATCAGCAATGACGCGTCTCGCTTGAGGTTAAAAAATGCGTTTAGTCGGGTACACTGTCGGAAATACGAGATGAGAATGACGAATGAAAAAGAAAACATCGCTCAGCGAGGAGGATCAGGCGCTCTTCCGGCAGCTAATGACCGGGACGCGTAAAATCGCGCAGGACACCATTGTCCATCGCCCGCAGCGTAAAAAAATCAGCGAAGTACCGGTCAAACGTCTGCTGCAGGAGCAGGCGGATAACAGCCACTATTTTTCAGATGAATTTCAGCCGCTGCTCAATACTCAGGGTGCGGTGAAATACGTACGCGAAGACGTCAGCCATTTTGAGCTGAAAAAGTTACGTCGCGGAGATTATTCGCCGGAGCTGTTTCTCGATCTGCACGGTTTAACGCAGATGCAGGCGAAACAGGAGCTGGGGGCATTGATCGCCGCCTGTCGTCGTGAACATGTTTTCTGCGCCTGCGTGATGCACGGCCACGGTAAGCATATCCTCAAGCAGCAGACGCCGCTGTGGCTGGCTCAGCATCCACACGTGATGGCGTTTCATCAGGCACCAAAAGAGTACGGCGGAGATGCCGCATTGCTGGTGTTGATTGAAGTGGAAGAGTGGCAGCCGCCAGAGTTGCCCTGACTGAATGGCGGGAAGCACATTGCACCCCGCCATATCGCACGTCACGTCAGATGGCTTTTGCCATCTTCAGGTTGCACGGACTCATTTGCCAGTTGAAGACACCTTTGCCCGTTTCGTCGAGAGAAACATTGGCAATGGCGGATGTCGTGAACATCGGCGGGGTCTCGCCAGGGCACAGCTCAGATACCAGATAGCCAACCAGTGGCAGGTGGGAAATGACCAGCGCGGAAGCGACACCTTCATTGCACAGCGCCTGAAGATAAGCGCTGACAAGACCGACATCGCCACACGGGGTGAGTTCAGGGAGAACATCCACACTGGATGGCAGGTTCATACACTCCCCTACCACGTCCAGCGTCTGTTCTGCACGCAGGAACGGACTCACCAGAACGCGTTCGATGTCCACTTTTTGACCGTTAAGCCAGTTCGCCATCAGACGAGATTCGTCGCAGCCACAGACGGTCAAAGGACGTACTGAGTCACTGGCGGCATCGAGTGCCGCGTCGCCGTGACGCATGATAAAAACTTGCATATTGCACCGCTTTTGTTAACCAGAATCACCGGCGTTAACTACCCGCGATAAATGCTGCGAGGTAGAAAACCCGATGGTCGGGCATTGTGCCTGATCCATTCGGTGAATGAAACGCTGTTTTTTACCTCAATGGCGTAAGTATAGTCAATCTCTGTTTACAAAATCGCCAGAACAGGTTCATTCACTTCAGGATTTACCCTTCTTTGACCTCAGCTTACGAGGACAGTTTCCCTTGCAGGCCAAAATGTCTGGCCCCGTTCCGCCATCTGCAATAACTCGTCACACGGTGTAAACCGTGGACCATATTGCGAAGCCAGACGTTGCAGGATAGCAACCACTTCACCCGCGCCGAGCGTATCCATGTAACGGAACGGGCCGCCAAGGAACGGCGGGAAACCAATGCCAAATACCGCGCCGATGTCGCCATCGCGCGCGCTCTTGATCACCTGTTCACCAAAGCAGCGCGCCGCTTCATTGAGCATCATCATCACGCAGCGTTCAGCGCACTGAACGGCGGACAGTTTTCCCTGACCGGTGGTCGAAATAAGCCCATAAACCGAAGGGTCGACCTGTTTCTTGCTTTTACGCCCTTTCGCGCCGTAAAGATAGAAACCGCGTTCATTTTTTCTGCCTTTGCGATCGTCCTTCAAAATTGCAGAAACAATGTTTGCAGGCGGGCTAAAACGATCGCCATAAGCCGCCTCCAGTACAGGTATAATTTTAGTGCCGGTGTCTATTCCCACCTCATCCAAAAGTTGGATTGGGCCAACGGGGAAACCAAACTTTACCAGCGCCTCGTCGACATGTTCGATCTTCTCGCCTTCCGTCAGCAGCCGCATGGCTTCATTAATGTAGGGCGCCAGAATGCGGTTGACGTAGAAGCCGGCTTTGTCTGCGACCACGATCGGCGTTTTACCCTGCTTCTTCGCCAGCTTGACTACCGTGGCGATGGTTTGCGGACTGGTGGTTGCGTGTGGAATAACTTCCACCAGCGGCATTTTTTCCACCGGACTAAAGAAGTGCAGCCCGATCACCTGCTCCGGACGCGTGGCTTTCGCCGCGATATCGCCAATCGGTAATGACGACGTATTGGAGGCAAAAATGGTATGCGCGGCGCAATGCTGTTCAACGTCTGCCACCATCTGCTGCTTAAGCGCCAGATCCTCAAACACGGCTTCAATCACCAGATCGCGGTGCGCAAAACCGCTGTAATCCGTTGTGCCGGAGATCATCGCCAGGGTTTTATCACGCTCGCTTGCCTTGATATGGCGGCGCTTGACCTTTTGATCAAGGTTCTGCCAGCTGTACTGCAGCGCGTGGTTGATCCCCTTAGGATTAATGTCTTTGATGCGTACAGGCAATTTGCCTTTGCTGGCGGTAACAAAAGCGATACCGCCGCCCATGAGTCCTCCACCCAGTACGCCAATGGCACGCAGCGGCGCAGGCGATGCCTCGCTGCCCGGGTCTTTTTTCACGTCCGTGCTGGCGAAGAAGATGCTGCGCAGCGCCTGTGACTGCGGCGTCATCGCCAGTTCGCCAAAGGCTTTGGCCTCCGCGGCATAGCCGCTACTGCTGCCCTGCGACAGCCCGGTTTCGATCACGTCCAGGATCCGCTTTGCCGCCGGATAATTGCCTTTGGTCTTTTGTTCGGTCTTTTTGCCCACCATGTTGAACAGGAGCGTTCTGCCCAGTGGCCCTGCCAGCACGCGCTCGCGAACCGGCAGAGGACGTCTTGCCTGACGCCCTTTCAGCGCAAGCTCAACGGCGGCCTCCAACAAAATGGACTGCGGCACGACGTCATCGACCAGACCGGCCTTCAGCGCCTGACGAGCTCGCAGCTGTTTACCGGTTAAGATCATCTCCAGCGCCGTGCTGACGCCCACCAGGCGCGGCAGTCGTTGCGTTCCGCCGGAGCCTGGCAGCAAGCCCAGCTGCACTTCCGGCAGACCCAGAATGGTTTTCGGATCGTCGGTACATATACGGCTGTGGCACGCCAGCGCAAGCTCCAGCCCGCCGCCCAGACAGGCACCGTGGATCGCGGCGATAACCGGGATCGGCAGGCCGTTTATCTCCGCCATGACCTGCTGGCCCTGACGCGCCAGCTCTTCGGCTTCCAGCGCGCTTTGCGCCCGGGCGATCATGTTGATATCCGCCCCGGCTATAAAGTTGTCGGGTTTGGCAGAGATAAACACCAGGCCGCGAATGGCTTTGTTCTCGCGGATCTGCTTTAGCATCGCGCGCACCTGAACACCAAATTCGGCCTTCAGGGTATTCATCTTTTCATCCGGCACATCAATAGTGATAACGGCCACGTTATCGAGGCGAACCGTCAGATTAAATGCAGATGGCATATCCATTATTCAGCCTCCAGAACCATTGCTGCACCAAGGCCGCCCGCCGCACAGGCGGTAACAAGGCCAAACCCGCCGCCACGGCGACGAAGTTCATGTAATGTTTGCGTGATCATTCGCGCGCCGGTGGCAGCAAACGGATGACCATAAGCGATAGAGCCGCCCAGCACGTTGAATTTGCTCTGATCCACTTCACCCGTGGCATGGGCGCGGCCCAGCACATCGCGGGCGAAACGCTCGCTTGCCAGCAGCTGGACGTTGGCCAGGGTTTGCGCGGCAAACGCTTCGTGCATATCAATCAGGGTTAAATCGGCCAGCGTCAGCCCCGCGCGATCCAGCGCCAGCGGCGTGGACCACGCCGGACCTAACAGCATGTCCTGCCAGACATCAATGGCGGTGAAGGCATAGCTGCGTAAATAGCCCAGGGGAGTAATGCCCAGCTCCTTCGCACGGGATTCGGTCATCAGGATCACGGCGGCGGCCCCGTCCGTCAGCGGCGTACTGTTCGCCGCCGTCACCGTGCCGTGCTTGCGATCAAACGCCGGGCGCAGTTTGGCGTAATCTGCCAGCGTCGAGGTGCCGCGAATATTGTTATCTTCCGCAAGCGGTTCGCGATAGGGTGGAATGTAGGCGGTCATGACCTCGTCGGTCAGCTTGCCTTCCGACCAGGCTTTTGCCGCAAGCTGATGCGAGCGATGCGCCAGCGCATCCTGCTGTTCACGGGTAATGCCGTAGGTTTTCGCCATCTGCTCGGCGGTATCGCCCATGCGCAGACCGGTGGAATATTCCGCTACGGCAGGTGGCACGGGCATCAGATCGCGCAGACGTAAACGCGAGAAGAGTTTGAGTTTCTGACCCGTCGTACGGGCTTTGTTAGCATCGACCAGGATACGCGCCAGCTTTTTACTGACCCCAATCGGCAGTACCGAAGAGGAGTCCGCCCCGCCCGCAATCCCGGCGCGGATAGTCCCCGCCATCAGGCTTTCGGCGACGTTCGCCACGGCCTGGAAACTGGTCGCACAGGCGCGACTGACGCTGTAGGCATCGGTGTGCACGTTCATCCCGGTACCAAGGACGATTTCCCGCGCAATGTTGGGGGCTTCAGGCATCTGCACAACCTGGCCGAAAACCAGCTGTTCGATGACCTCAGGCGGAATTTCGCTGCGAGCCAGCATCTCCCCCACTACCATTTTCCCCAGGTCGACGGCCGGTATGCCATGAAACGCCGTTGCCTGACGCGCAAATGGCGTGCGCAATCCACTGACTATGGCAATGCGATCGCCCTGACGGGTAATAAGCGGTAATGCCTGACTCATAACACTCCCCTGTAAAAAATTTTTGCAAACTCAAAGTGGTCTGACCTGATAATAGTCTTAACCATTTTTTTACATTCAGCCAATCGGGGAAACGAAAAAGTGCGAGCTAAAACACAGAGAAGAAAAAGAAAATGCCCCTGCATGGCAGGGGCATTTGTGCGGTATGTTGCCGGGTGCGCAAGGTAAAAGCAAAACGGTAACCCGTAGGTTACCGTTTTTAATGTTTGCGCCCTCTCCCGTGGGAGAGGGTCGGGGTGAGGGCATCAGGCCGCAGAAATTAACGCAGACCCAGCTGGAAAATCAGCGTTTCTGCTTCGCAGGCGAAGACAAAGTCGATGTCCAGCTTCACGCCGCCTTCCACTTCGGTAAAGGTAGACTTGATTTCACAAGGATCGGATTCAACGTCACGCGCACGCTTGCTCAGCGCAGTAAGGGTCTCTTCCGCTTCGGCACGGTTGGTGAATACGCGGCTGTAAGAGGCGGTGCAATCGGTGTTGTCCATGATGGTTCCAACATCCATACAGCAGCAAACCGGGGTTTCATCAGCACTGCATTTACTCATAGCTCAATTTCCTCTGTATTCGCGCAGCGCGCGAGATAAACACGATGCTGCTATTTTACGCCCCGGCGCGGGCTCTCTCCAGCCGTTAATGGCGCAAAATCGGATAAGTGACCAATATCACACTAAAAAATGATCTAAAACAAAAACCACCCTTTTGGGTGAGTCTCGATGGTCACAATTTTGCCAACCAGATCTCGTTTCACGAAACATGTTTGAAAATATTAATAAACAAACTTGCAACATTCCGGCTGGTCAGACCTATACTCTGGCCACTGGTCTGATTTGTCTGTCATACCTCAGACCCTACACTTCGCGCTCCTGTTACGGTATGTAACAATTATTGAATAAAAATAACTCAATGAGGTTATGGTCATGAGCCAGAAAACCCTGTTCAACAAGACTGCGCTGGCAGTCGCAGTGGCACTCGTCTCCACTTCCGCATGGTCAGCGGGCTTTCAGTTAAACGAATTTTCTTCCTCTGGCCTTGGCCGCGCATATTCCGGGGAAGGCGCTATTGCTGATGATGCAGGTAACGCGAGTCGTAACCCTGCATTGATCATGATGTTTGATCGTCCGACCTTCTCTGCTGGTGCGGTTTATATCGATCCTGATGTAAACATTTCCGGTAAGTCGCCTTATACGGGTGCGAGTCTTAAAGCGGACAATATTGCCCCAACAGCATGGATCCCTAACCTGCACTTCGTTGCGCCTATCAATGAACAGTTTGGCTGGGGTGCATCCGTAACGTCTAACTACGGCCTTGCTACCGAGTTCAATAACAACTACCCGGCAGGTGAATACGGCGGTAAAACAGACCTTACCACGCTGAACCTCAACCTGAGCGGTGCGTATCGCCTGAACGATAACTGGAGTTTTGGCCTGGGCTTTGATGCCGTCTACGCCGATGCCAAAATCGAACGTTATTCCGGGGAACAGACTGCTCGCCTGCCAAAAAACAGCAATAAAATTGCCAGCCTTGAAGGTGATGAGTGGGGCTATGGCTGGAACGCCGGTATCCTGTACGAACTGGATAAAAACAACCGCTGGGGTCTGACCTATCGTTCCGAAGTGAAAATTGACTTCGACGGCGATTACAAGAGCGGCATCCTGAAGCCTGTGAACAACCTGGTTCCCGGTGCAGGTACCACCATTCCTTGGGGAACGTCAAACCAGACCGTTCCAGGTTCACTGTCGCTGCATTTGCCAGAAATGTGGGAAGTGTCCGGTTACAACCGCGTTGCACCACAATGGGCTATTCACTATAGCCTGGCCTATACCAGCTGGAGCCAGTTCCAGGAGCTGAAAGCGACCGGAACCAATGGTCAAACGCTGTTCTATAAGGACGAAAGCTTCCACGACGCCTATCGTATTGCGCTGGGTACCACCTACTACTACGATAAAAACTGGACTTTCCGCTCCGGTATCGCATTTGACGACAGCCCGGTTCCGGCAGACAAGCGTTCTATTTCGATTCCGGATCAGGACCGCTTCTGGTTAAGTGCAGGCGCGACATATGCGTTCAACGAGAATGCATCCATCGATGCGGGCGTTTCTTATATGCACGGTCAGAAAGTGACGTTCCAGGAAGGCCCTTACGAGTTTACCTCTGAAGGTAAAGCCTGGCTGTTCGGTACGAACTTCAACTACGCGTTCTAATCGTACTGGAATCAAAAAAGGTGAGCATTGCTCACCTTTTTTATTTACTGTGAATCGATATCTTTTAGTTCGTTTTCGATAGCCTTCGCGTTTGGATTCTCTTCCGGCTTCAGCTTACCGCCGTTGGCGATAAAGTCATGATTCTGGAAGTACGCTTCACGCACCATAATGTACGGGTCAGAAGACTGGCGCAGCAGACCATCAGAGTCGAGCAGTTGCGCACGGGTTTCAATCCCTTCCACCGTCCATTTACCCACAGAAAGCGGCCAGGTCAGCCACGACAGAACCGGATACAGCGTATCGACCATATCGCCGCCGTCATCACGCACGGTGAAGCTGCCATAGAACGGCAGATGAACGTAAGGGCCGTAACCGACGCCATAATGCCCCAGCGTACTACCAAAACGGTGCGGCTGTTCACGCTGCAGTTTCGGGTTCGCCATACCTGCGACATCAATAAAGCCGCCCATCCCCAGAATGGAGTTCAGGAAGAAGCGAGTAAAGTGCACCATCCCCTGATACGGATCGCCCTGCAGGAAATAGTTCACCATTACCGCAGGCTCTTCGAGGTTGCTGGTAAAGTTACTTAATCCGTTACGCGCGGGCTGTGGAACATAATCGCGCCATGCTACTGCCACCGGGCGAACCACATACGGGTCCAGCACGTTGTAGTTGAAGCTATACATTGAGCGGTTAAATCCTTCGAGAGGATCGGAGCGTCCCGTTTGCTCACCGGAGCTGGCGCAGCCCACAAGCATAGTCGCGCCCAGCGCAAGCGCCGACAGCCGAAGTTTCATAAATATCTCCCTGTTCAGTATGGCTATCGTTGATTGCCATCCGTAACGGAGCCGTTGACGCTCCGTCTGTAAACGTGCAAGCGATTGTAACAGCACGTTTACCGATGTCTATGAGCACAATTACGGGCAGTAACCACCGTGACTCTGATCTCAGCATAGCCTGGCTTTTGGAATTCGTTTCGCTGGCAATTTTATAATGTCTTTTGAAAGAGATGTATCACCTTTGTTGCCATTGCCGCTAATTTAAGAGCATCCCCACAGGCATTCCGATAAAAGCCGCTACGCTTAACAAAAAGATCAACCTCCGGGAGCAAATATGAAAGACGTGGGCGAAGAAAAAATTGGCGAGAACAGTGAGGAACTTGAAATTGAAAGCGAGGAGAAAGCGCGGGGCGAGAAGATAGAAATTGATGAAGATCGCCTCCCCTCCCGCGCGATGGCCATCCACGAACATATCCGCCAGGACGGTGAAAAGGAGATGGAGCGCGACGCGATGGCCCTCTTCTGGTCAGCCATCGCTGCCGGACTCTCAATGGGCGCATCTCTGCTTGCGAAAGGGATATTTCATGTGCAGCTGGAGGGTGTACCCGGCGGATTTTTACTCGAGAATCTCGGCTATACCTTCGGCTTTATTATTGTCATCATGGCCCGACAGCAGTTGTTTACCGAGAACACGGTAACCGCCGTTCTGCCGGTGATGCAAAACCCCACCCTCGGCAACTTCGGTTTATTGATGCGTCTGTGGAGCGTCGTCCTGCTGGGTAATATCATCGGCACGGGCATCGCGGCCTGGGCGTTCGAATATATGCCGATCTTTGATGAACCCACCCGGGACGCGTTTGTGAAAATCGGCATGGATGTGATGAAAAACACGCCGGTGGAGATGTTCTCGAATGCCATCATCTCCGGCTGGATCATTGCCACAATGGTCTGGATGTTTCCTTCAGCAGGAAGCGCCAAAATTGTGGTGATTATATTGATGACCTGGCTGATTGCACTGGCTGATACCACACATATTGTGGTCGGTACCGTTGAAATACTGTATCTGGTCTTCAACGGTACGCTTCACTGGAGCGATTTTTTCTGGCCGTTCGCCCTTCCGACGCTGGCGGGTAACATCTGCGGCGGAACGTTTATCTTCGCGCTGTTAAGCCATGCTCAAATCCGTAACGACATGTCGAACAAACGCAAAGCCGAGCTTAAGGCACGGGAAAATGATGATAAATCGACAAAAAAACCGACCTGAATGGTGACTCTTTGAGCAGTCAGGCGGCGATGCGCTTAACGCACAGTGTAAATAAGGCTATACTCGTGCCGCCTCGTCCCCTTAGTTAAATGGATATAACGAGCCCCTCCTAAGGGCTAGTTGCAGGTTCGATTCCT contains:
- the mlaA gene encoding phospholipid-binding lipoprotein MlaA; this encodes MKLRLSALALGATMLVGCASSGEQTGRSDPLEGFNRSMYSFNYNVLDPYVVRPVAVAWRDYVPQPARNGLSNFTSNLEEPAVMVNYFLQGDPYQGMVHFTRFFLNSILGMGGFIDVAGMANPKLQREQPHRFGSTLGHYGVGYGPYVHLPFYGSFTVRDDGGDMVDTLYPVLSWLTWPLSVGKWTVEGIETRAQLLDSDGLLRQSSDPYIMVREAYFQNHDFIANGGKLKPEENPNAKAIENELKDIDSQ
- the fadL gene encoding long-chain fatty acid transporter FadL — encoded protein: MSQKTLFNKTALAVAVALVSTSAWSAGFQLNEFSSSGLGRAYSGEGAIADDAGNASRNPALIMMFDRPTFSAGAVYIDPDVNISGKSPYTGASLKADNIAPTAWIPNLHFVAPINEQFGWGASVTSNYGLATEFNNNYPAGEYGGKTDLTTLNLNLSGAYRLNDNWSFGLGFDAVYADAKIERYSGEQTARLPKNSNKIASLEGDEWGYGWNAGILYELDKNNRWGLTYRSEVKIDFDGDYKSGILKPVNNLVPGAGTTIPWGTSNQTVPGSLSLHLPEMWEVSGYNRVAPQWAIHYSLAYTSWSQFQELKATGTNGQTLFYKDESFHDAYRIALGTTYYYDKNWTFRSGIAFDDSPVPADKRSISIPDQDRFWLSAGATYAFNENASIDAGVSYMHGQKVTFQEGPYEFTSEGKAWLFGTNFNYAF
- a CDS encoding formate/nitrite transporter family protein, whose protein sequence is MKDVGEEKIGENSEELEIESEEKARGEKIEIDEDRLPSRAMAIHEHIRQDGEKEMERDAMALFWSAIAAGLSMGASLLAKGIFHVQLEGVPGGFLLENLGYTFGFIIVIMARQQLFTENTVTAVLPVMQNPTLGNFGLLMRLWSVVLLGNIIGTGIAAWAFEYMPIFDEPTRDAFVKIGMDVMKNTPVEMFSNAIISGWIIATMVWMFPSAGSAKIVVIILMTWLIALADTTHIVVGTVEILYLVFNGTLHWSDFFWPFALPTLAGNICGGTFIFALLSHAQIRNDMSNKRKAELKARENDDKSTKKPT